Below is a genomic region from Microbulbifer sp. ALW1.
GCATTGCTTTTCAGTAGCGGGTACTGGTCGATGATTTCGAGGAGCGCGCGGCGCGGGAACATCTGTAGTTCGGTCGTGTTCAGGCAAACGACGCTGTACTCAAACTCATCGGTATTGGTAAAGCCAATATAGTCGCCGGAATAGGCGAAGGAGATGACCTGACGACGGCCTGCGCGGGACAGCCGCTCGATCATCAGGATGCCGGAGACCACTACGTATACGTTCTGGGCGGTGCTGTTCTGATGGATCAGGTACTCACCGCCGGAGGCCCGGCGGCGCTGGCAGATCTGGGTTAGTCGACCAAGCTCTTCGTGTCCAAGTCCACGGAACATCTTGGAGTGGAAAAAGGTTTCAGGACTCTTCAGAGCGGTGGCTGTCACGTCATTTGCCTTGCTTATTGAAATGATTATGCCCAGATCTTATTGCCTATGACGCACGCTGTCTACGAAGAAATTTTGTACGAATAAGTACGATCGTACATGAGTAATTTTTAGGCAATTTGCGCGTAGCGGCCACGGTGGAACACCAGCGGGGCGTGTTCCTGGGTGCTCATCTCTCGTACTCGGCCTACCATGATCACGTGGTCGCCGCCGGCGTAGCGGTGCTCAACGCTGCACTCCAGCCGCGCGCAGTACTCTTCCAGCAGGGGGATACCCTGACCGTTATGGCGGTACGCTACCTGTCCAAAGCGATCGACTCCCTTGCGCGCAAATAGGGTGGAGAGGTCACTTTGTTCCTCGTTCAGCACGTGAATGGCGAAGTGATCGCACTGATTGAAAGCGTCGAAGCAGCCCGCCTTCCGGTCAATACACCAGAGCACCAGTGGAGGGTCCAGAGACACGGAGTTGAAGCTGCTCGCGGTCATGCCGACTGGCTGGCCAGCCTGATCACGGGTGGTGACGATGGTAACGCCCGTAGCGAACTGGCCGAACACCTGGCGCAGTGCCAGTGCGTCGATCACGGCCGCAGGCTCAGGTTCCCGGCTCTTTGTGATCTCA
It encodes:
- a CDS encoding Crp/Fnr family transcriptional regulator, which gives rise to MTATALKSPETFFHSKMFRGLGHEELGRLTQICQRRRASGGEYLIHQNSTAQNVYVVVSGILMIERLSRAGRRQVISFAYSGDYIGFTNTDEFEYSVVCLNTTELQMFPRRALLEIIDQYPLLKSNARMMGGNVLAQAMDHLFAMGQKKAHERVCFLLDQIQRRQCGITKTEIDLVMSRQDIADYLGLTIETVSRALAKLSGMGIIEIASAHRIKILDREQMEEMASVH
- a CDS encoding flavin reductase family protein, which encodes MSSEAKAMAVEITKSREPEPAAVIDALALRQVFGQFATGVTIVTTRDQAGQPVGMTASSFNSVSLDPPLVLWCIDRKAGCFDAFNQCDHFAIHVLNEEQSDLSTLFARKGVDRFGQVAYRHNGQGIPLLEEYCARLECSVEHRYAGGDHVIMVGRVREMSTQEHAPLVFHRGRYAQIA